One genomic segment of Candidatus Thermodiscus eudorianus includes these proteins:
- a CDS encoding PhoH family protein has protein sequence MDEGLANVFDKLEPLSKGQERLFSVLRSEDVNIVGVFGPTGTGKSYVTLAYGLQSLSRKRYKRIVIARPIIDVTTGQEVTITSDPEHYVKLASEYIADIASSLAGEDVIGKLVEARKLVLVDPHLLRGRSFDDSLIILDDAQNAAPETIVEIITRLGNNSRLIIAGDPIFQKGPRSEGIVLAREILMGEENAEIIDLGVKDIIRPGARLGLRLLLELQVRRRRMSEIEERIAEEARNISPDADIINVAYLVDLKKKWGIESDHVPDALILVKEGHLGRLIGHGGERIARIEEETGLSLRAVQLTLDFKEYIRAIHPVAWVHKHVIDFDFAGPELRLLVSKGNLGPVIGQKGIYIKFVDEVFRNLFGFGVYVVESREGGRRKR, from the coding sequence ATGGATGAGGGCCTGGCCAACGTATTTGACAAGCTGGAACCCTTAAGCAAGGGACAGGAGAGACTCTTCTCCGTATTGCGTAGCGAAGACGTTAATATCGTTGGTGTGTTTGGGCCCACTGGGACCGGTAAAAGTTATGTGACCCTAGCATACGGGCTACAGTCTCTATCTAGGAAGCGCTATAAGAGGATAGTGATAGCTAGGCCCATTATAGATGTTACAACGGGTCAAGAGGTAACCATTACCAGTGATCCAGAGCACTATGTTAAGTTAGCGAGCGAGTACATAGCTGATATTGCCTCGTCCCTGGCTGGAGAAGACGTCATCGGGAAACTAGTAGAGGCAAGGAAGCTTGTCTTGGTAGATCCTCACCTGCTTCGGGGTAGGAGTTTTGACGATTCACTGATCATCCTAGACGATGCCCAGAACGCTGCTCCAGAGACCATAGTAGAGATAATCACGAGACTAGGCAATAACTCTAGGCTCATAATAGCGGGAGACCCTATATTCCAGAAGGGTCCCCGCAGCGAGGGGATCGTGCTCGCGAGAGAAATACTTATGGGTGAAGAGAACGCCGAGATAATTGATCTCGGAGTGAAGGATATAATCCGGCCGGGCGCCAGGCTCGGACTCCGCTTACTTTTGGAATTACAGGTTAGGAGGAGGCGCATGAGCGAGATAGAAGAGAGGATCGCCGAGGAGGCTAGGAACATCTCGCCGGACGCAGATATAATAAATGTAGCGTATCTTGTTGATCTGAAGAAGAAGTGGGGCATTGAGAGCGATCATGTCCCCGACGCATTAATACTCGTCAAGGAGGGCCATCTAGGAAGGTTAATCGGACACGGAGGAGAGAGGATAGCCAGGATAGAGGAGGAAACAGGTTTAAGCCTCAGGGCGGTACAGCTTACACTGGACTTTAAAGAGTATATCAGGGCAATACACCCAGTGGCTTGGGTACACAAGCATGTCATCGACTTTGACTTTGCTGGCCCGGAGCTGAGGCTTCTGGTTAGCAAGGGTAACCTAGGGCCTGTAATCGGCCAGAAAGGAATCTATATAAAATTCGTTGATGAGGTATTCCGCAACCTGTTCGGGTTCGGTGTATACGTAGTTGAAAGCAGGGAAGGGGGAAGGAGAAAGCGGTAA
- a CDS encoding carbon-nitrogen hydrolase family protein → MPEIRLALAELTRGETPRESLKAAKLVLNAIKRVLSDDLTVLFPENWLTRNVVEENDYISIIEGLYAEYGYPIFSGLAYIRDSERIVSRGYFAGDRGVTGICEKHFPSKAVGERGWVSPGSLARIVEVNGVKIGCLACVDVFYPEMARDLVVRGVDLIYNPASIPSDRVRLWQGILSTRAAENIVFTAGVNTIGVTYPDGRFTGGGSAVFKPDGQPVEALRGIDVVRVYRIETEFIDDIRKRWAFREDLISRLSSIYSRPGR, encoded by the coding sequence ATGCCAGAGATACGATTAGCGCTGGCAGAACTCACCCGTGGTGAGACTCCTAGAGAATCGCTGAAGGCCGCGAAGCTCGTTCTCAACGCTATAAAGAGAGTTCTCTCCGATGATCTTACAGTATTGTTTCCGGAGAATTGGCTAACAAGAAATGTAGTGGAAGAGAACGACTATATATCAATTATTGAAGGTTTATACGCGGAATACGGCTATCCGATATTTTCTGGTCTAGCTTATATTAGGGATAGCGAACGCATAGTCAGCCGCGGATACTTTGCTGGCGATCGTGGAGTTACGGGTATATGTGAGAAACATTTCCCTAGCAAGGCTGTTGGGGAGAGAGGCTGGGTTTCGCCCGGTAGCTTAGCTAGGATCGTAGAGGTGAACGGGGTTAAGATTGGTTGCTTGGCGTGCGTCGACGTCTTCTACCCGGAGATGGCCCGGGATCTAGTGGTTAGAGGCGTGGATTTAATCTACAATCCTGCATCGATACCTAGCGATAGAGTTAGACTCTGGCAGGGGATTCTATCTACGCGCGCAGCTGAGAACATAGTCTTCACTGCTGGAGTTAACACCATTGGGGTAACATATCCCGATGGCAGGTTTACTGGTGGGGGTAGCGCTGTATTCAAGCCAGACGGCCAGCCAGTAGAGGCTCTTAGGGGCATTGACGTCGTTAGGGTGTACCGTATAGAGACCGAGTTTATCGATGATATCAGAAAACGATGGGCATTCAGAGAAGACTTAATTAGCAGACTCTCTAGCATCTACTCCAGGCCGGGTCGCTAA